One genomic segment of Polyodon spathula isolate WHYD16114869_AA chromosome 17, ASM1765450v1, whole genome shotgun sequence includes these proteins:
- the LOC121329854 gene encoding cytoskeleton-associated protein 5-like isoform X3 codes for MGDDSEWMKLPIEQKCEHKLWKARLNGYEEALKLFQRIDDEKSPEWSKYLGLIKKIVTDSNAVAQLKGLEAVLAYVENAHVAGRTTGEVVSGVVCKVFNQPKARAKELGLEICMMYIEIEKAEAVQEELLKGLDNKNPKIIVMCIETIRKALSEFGSKIVTLKPIVKVLPKLFESREKAVRDEARLLAVEMYRWIRDALRPPLQNINSVQFKELEEEWVKLPPSAPKQTRFLRSQQDLKTKFEQAASSDGVDGDEDEEAPPQVDAYELLEAVEILSKLPKDFYEKIEAKKWQERKEALEALEVLVKNPKIEAGDYGDVVRALKKVIGKDTNVMLVAAAAKCVVGLATGLRKKFGTYACLVVPTILEKFKEKKPNVVQALQEAIDAVFLTTTLQNISEDVLAVMDNKNPSIKQQSSLFLSRSFRHCSPSTLPKSLLKPFCAALLKQINDSAPEVRDAAFEALATALKVVGEKAVNPFLADVDKLKLDRIKECAEKIELAGGKKVAGAEKKDVKSATKTAPVAEAPPAKPAAPPKKAPVVKAGGPPKKGKVAGGAGAKGKKAAVETKDVVETELSDEACEEKASAVLPASCMQLLGSSNWKERLASMEEFQKAVEQMEKNEMPCQALVRMLAKKPGWKETNFQVMQMKLHIVGLIAVKGNFSKTSALVVLECLVDKIGDVKCGIKSKEALTAIGEACSLPWTAENVVSMAFAQKNPKNQAETLSWLANAMKEFGFSGINVKAFINNVKTALGATNPAVRTSAIALLGVMYLYMGTPLRMFFEDEKPALLTQIDAEFEKMQGQTPPAPFRGSIKKGGQDESEEAEEPDDEGGNDVMDLLPRSDIGEKITSDMVSKMSDKNWKIRKEGLDEVATVINEAKFIQPNIGELPIALKARLGDSNKILLQQTLTILQQIATAMGPNIKQHVKNLGILIITVLGDSKSNVRAAALATLNAWVEQTGMKEWLEGEELSEELKKENPFLRQEVLGWLAEKLPTLRTVPPDLMLCVPHLYSCLEDRNGDVRKKAQEALPTFMMHLGYEKMFKATSKLKTASKDQVVSLLEKARTNMPAKPAAPVKAAASKPAGSVKAAPASAKPQLSPACDESEECVPDSSKPDPKKAKPAGAAAKGKTTSQSSDANDSMGKANTSLTKPNNQTKGKSSKQGVIGKKAPIKSNAKEEEDKSGPIFTHVPNGKEQRIKEEKGLKVLKWNFTTPRDEYIEQLKTQMSSCSAKWLQDELFHLDFQHHIKALTAMIEHLEDEKDATISCLDLILKWFTLRFFDTNTSVLMKALEYLKMLFTMLSRENYHLNEHEASSFIPYLVLKVGESKDVVRKDVRVLLSMMCKVYPASKVFTFLMDGTKSKNSKQRAECLEELGCLIESYGMHVCQPTAAKALKEIAVHIGDRDNSVRNAALNTVVVAYNACGDQVFKLIGNLSEKEMSMLEERIKRSAKKPAAAPVKQVEEKPQRSQGGNPNVSLMRRPPLEEVPSKLNQSRSQNVHPEQSSPSIPREFQLDLDMIENDHTRVSEMPDLVQHKLDELLEPVLIPEPKIRAVSPHFDDMHNSIASTINFVISQVASGDINTSIQALAQIDEVLRQEDKAEAMSGHIDQFLIATFMQLRLIYSTHMADERLDKDDIVKLYSCIIGNMISLFQMEMLAREASMGVLKDLMHGLITLMLDSRVEDLEDGQQLIRSVNLLVVKVLEKSDQTNILSALLVLLQDSLLATASSPKFSELVMKCLWRMVRLLPESVNNINLDRILLDIHNFMKIFPKDKLKQLKSDIPLRTLKTLLHTLCRLTGPKILDHMTMIENKNESELETHLRRVVKHSMDQTSSKSDRETEKGANGMDEMASKSKVSDILAEIFKKIGSKENTKETSDEGLTELYEYKQKYSDADIDPFLKNTSQFFQSYVERGLRMIELEREGKGRVQSSSSGISPQSADTFVPSSTATAPSIPTNGEEVKPAVYLERLKILRQRHGLENNSKQQEERSHLTSLLSKPSAPTVASSTDMLHSKLSQLKESREHYHQESNQSHTQSSSTTSSVTNLDDLKKRLERIKSNRK; via the exons ATGGGGGATGACAGTGAATGGATGAAGTTGCCCATTGAGCAGAAATGTgaacacaag tTGTGGAAAGCAAGATTAAATGGCTACGAGGAAGCTCTAAAGTTATTTCAGAGGATTGATGATGAAAAAAGCCCTGAATGGTCAAAATACCttggattaataaaaaaaattgttacggACTCGAATGCTGTTGCTCAGTTGAAAGGTCTGGAAGCAGTACTTGCTTATGTTGAAAATGCGCATGTGGCTGGAAG AACTACTGGAGAGGTTGTGTCTGGTGTCGTATGTAAAGTTTTTAATCAGCCCAAAGCCAGGGCAAAGGAACTGGGATTAGAAATCTGCATGATGTATATAGAGATAGAAAAGGCAGAGGCAGTTCAGGAAGAACTGTTAAAAGGATTGGATAACAAAAATCCCAAAATTATTGTAATGTGCATTGAAACAATAAGGAAAGCGCTCAG TGAATTTGGTTCGAAAATTGTTACATTGAAGCCAATTGTCAAAGTGTTGCCAAAATTGTTTGAATCTCGAGAGAAAGCTGTTCGAGATGAGGCCAGATTGTTAGCGGTGGAGATGTACAGGTGGATTAGAGATGCTTTGCGACCTCCACTCCAAAACATTAACTCTGTACAA TTTAAAGAGCTGGAAGAAGAATGGGTAAAGTTGCCACCATCAGCCCCAAAACAGACACGATTCCTCCGCTCACAGCAAGATCTAAAAACCAAGTTTGAACAGGCAGCGAGTTCAGATGGAGTTGATG GGGATGAAGATGAAGAAGCTCCCCCACAAGTGGATGCTTATGAGCTCCTGGAAGCTGTTGAGATTCTTTCGAAATTACCTAAAGATTTCTATGAAAAAATT GAGGCAAAGAAATGGCAGGAAAGAAAAGAGGCTCTGGAAGCTTTAGAAGTCTTagtaaaaaatcctaaaatagaAGCTGGAGACTATGGGGATGTGGTCAGAGCACTTAAAAAG GTTATTGGAAAGGATACAAATGTTATGCTGGTTGCAGCAGCTGCAAAATGTGTTGTTGGATTGGCTACTGGGCTGAGGAAGAAGTTTGGGACGTATGCATGCCTT gtgGTGCCAACTATTTTGGAAAAATTCAAAGAGAAGAAACCAAATGTGGTTCAGGCTTTGCAAGAGGCAATTGATGCTGTCTTCCTTACT actACATTGCAAAATATTTCTGAAGATGTACTGGCTGTGATGGACAACAAGAATCCTTCAATCAAACAGCAGTCATCTTTATTTCTGTCAAGAAGCTTTCGCCACTGCTCTCCCTCCACGTTGCCAAAAAGTCTCTTGAAACCATTTTGTGCTGCACTGCTAAAG CAAATTAACGATTCAGCCCCTGAGGTCCGAGACGCTGCTTTTGAAGCACTTGCTACTGCACTGAAAGTGGTTGGAGAAAAAGCTGTGAATCCATTCCTGGCTGATGTTGATAAGCTCAAACTTGACAGG ATTAAAGAGTGTGCTGAGAAGATTGAGTTAGCTGGCGGAAAGAAAGTGGCTGGAGCAGAAAAGAAAGATGTGAAATCTGCCACAAAGACTGCACCGGTAGCTGAGGCTCCACCTGCAAAACCTGCGGCCCCCCCAAAAAAGGCTCCAGTGGTCAAG GCTGGTGGGCCTCCCAAGAAGGGAAAAGTAGCAGGAGGAGCTGGTGCTAAAGGGAAGAAAGCAGCTGTTGAGACTAAAGATGTGGTGGAGACTGAACTTTCT GATGAGGCATGTGAAGAGAAGGCTTCGGCTGTGCTTCCTGCTTCCTGTATGCAGCTTTTGGGCAGTAGTAATTGGAAGGAAAGGCTGGCTAGTATGGAGGAGTTCCAGAAG GCAGTAGAGCAGATGGAGAAAAATGAGATGCCCTGCCAGGCCCTGGTTCGGATGCTGGCAAAGAAACCAGGCTGGAAAGAGACAAACTTTCAG GTGATGCAGATGAAGCTTCATATTGTTGGACTGATTGCTGTAAAAGGAAACTTCTCTAAAACCTCTGCTCTCGTTGTTCTGGAGTGTTTGGTCGACAAAATAGGGGATGTGAAGTGTGGAATTAAATCCAAAGAGGCCCTTACTGCAATAGGAGAGGCGTGCTCGTTGCCATGGACTGCTGAAAAT GTTGTGTCAATGGCTTTTGCACAGAAGAatccaaaaaatcaagcagagaCATTAAGCTGGTTGGCAAATGCAATGAAAGAATTTGGTTTTTCTGG gataaaTGTAAAGGCTTTCATTAATAATGTCAAGACTGCCTTGGGTGCAACTAATCCT GCTGTAAGAACCTCTGCTATTGCTTTGTTGGGTGTTATGTACCTGTACATGGGCACTCCCCTCCGTATGTTCTTTGAAGATGAAAAGCCAGCCTTGCTAACGCAAATTGATGCAGAATTTGAAAAG ATGCAAGGTCAGACACCCCCAGCTCCCTTTCGTGGTTCTATCAAGAAGGGAGGACAGGATGAAAGTGAGGAGGCAGAGGAACCAGATGATGAAGGTGGAAATGATGTCATGGATCTTTTGCCAAGATCTGATATTGG cGAAAAGATTACTTCTGATATGGTGTCAAAGATGAGTGATAAGAACTGGAAGATCAGAAAGGAGGGACTGGATGAAGTAGCAACTGTGATTAATGAGGCCAAATTTATTCAGCCAAATATCGGAGAGCTTCCTATAGCACTGAAAGCGCGCCTTGGGGACTCTAATAAGATTCTG CTACAACAAACACTGACGATCCTGCAACAGATAGCTACAGCCATGGGCCCCAACATCAAACAACATGTTAAGAATCTTGGGATTCTTATTATTACAGTGCTGGGGGACAGCAAG AGTAATGTTCGAGCTGCAGCCCTCGCAACACTCAATGCCTGGGTTGAACAAACAGGAATGAAGGAGTGGTTGGAAGGAGAGGAGCTGTCTGAGGAACTGAAGAAGGAAAACCCCTTCTTGAGGCAAGAG GTTTTAGGTTGGCTGGCAGAAAAGCTACCCACACTACGCACTGTGCCCCCAGATCTCATGCTATGTGTGCCCCACCTGTACTCCTGTCTAGAAGACAGGAATGGGGATGTACGAAAGAAAGCTCAGGAAGCTCTTCCAACATTTATGATGCACCTTGGATATGAAAAGATGTTTAAGGCTACAAGTAAACTAAAG ACTGCATCCAAGGACCAGGTTGTGTCTTTGCTGGAAAAAGCCAGGACCAACATGCCAGCTAAGCCTGCTGCTCCTGTTAAGGCTGCTGCCTCTAAACCAGCAGGGAGTGTAAAGGCTGCACCAG CTTCTGCAAAGCCTCAGCTTTCTCCAGCATGTGATGAATCTGAAGAGTGTGTTCCTGATTCTTCTAAACCAGATCCCAAGAAAGCCAAACCAGCTGGAGCTGCTGCCAAAGgaaag ACAACTTCACAGTCTTCAGATGCTAATGACAGTATGGGGAAGGCTAATACAAGCCTCACTAAACCCAACAACCAAACAAAAGGAAAGTCAAGTAAACAG GGTGTCATTGGTAAGAAAGCACCAATCAAATCAAATGCCAAGGAAGAGGAGGACAAATCTGGTCCCATTTTCACCCATGTTCCCAATGGAAAAGAACAGAGAATAAAGGAAGAAAAAGGATTGAAG gtcctTAAGTGGAACTTTACTACTCCTCGAGATGAGTACATTGAGCAGTTGAAAACTCAGATGTCAAGCTGTTCAGCAAAGTGGCTTCAGGACGAGCTCTTCCATTTGGATTTCCAGCATCACATCAAAGCTTTAACAGCCATGATTgag caCTTAGAAGATGAAAAAGATGCTACTATAAGCTGCTTGGACCTGATTCTGAAGTGGTTTACTCTACGTTTCTTTGACACCAACACCAGTGTCCTTATGAAGGCCTTGGAATACCTGAAGATGCTCTTCACAATGTTGAGCAGAGAGAACTATCACCTTAATGAACATGAGGCTTCATCCTTCATCCCATACCTTGTACtcaag GTTGGAGAATCAAAAGATGTTGTACGTAAAGATGTGCGTGTACTTCTCAGTATGATGTGTAAGGTCTATCCAGCAAGCAAGGTTTTCACATTCCTAATGGATGGGACAAAATCAAAGAACTCAAAACAACGAGCTG aatgtttggAGGAACTGGGCTGTTTAATTGAATCCTATGGAATGCATGTTTGCCAGCCTACAGCAGCAAAAGCACTTAAAGAAATTGCAGTTCATATTGGAGATCGGGACAACTCTGTTCGTAATGCTGCCCTCAACACTGTAGTTGTTGCATATAATGCCTGTGGAGACCAGGTTTTCAAACTAATAGGAAAT CTTTCAGAGAAGGAGATGAGTATGTTGGAAGAAAGAATTAAACGCTCTGCCAAGAAACCAGCAGCTGCGCCTGTTAAACAAGTAGAGGAAAAACCACAGAGATCACAAGGAGGAAATCCCAATGTCAGTTTAATGCGGAGGCCACCCTTGGAGGAAGTACCTTCAAAATTAAA CCAGTCCAGATCTCAGAATGTACATCCGGAGCAATCTTCTCCTTCAATTCCAAGAGAGTTCCAGTTGGACCTTGATATGATTGAAAATGATCATACTAGAGTCAGTGAGATGCCAGATTTGGTACAGCATAAACTTGATGAACTCTTGGAGCCAGTCTTAATACCAGAGCCCAA gatcCGTGCAGTCTCTCCTCATTTTGATGATATGCACAACAGTATAGCCTCCACCATAAATTTTGTCATCTCGCAGGTAGCTAGTGGCGACATTAACACCAGTATCCAGGCCTTGGCACAG ATTGATGAGGTATTGCGACAGGAGGATAAAGCAGAAGCTATGTCTGGCCACATTGATCAGTTCCTGATTGCAACGTTTATGCAGCTTCGCCTTATCTACAGCACGCACATGGCTGATGAAAGACTGGATAAAGATGACATTGTCAAGCTTTACAGCTGTATTATTGGGAATATGATTTCA ctattccaGATGGAAATGCTGGCCCGGGAGGCATCAATGGGAGTGCTGAAGGACTTGATGCACGGATTGATTACTCTAATGTTAGATTCTCGAGTAGAGGACTTGGAAGATGGGCAGCAGCTCATCAGATCTGTCAATTTGCTTGTTGTTAAAGTTTTAGAAAAGTCAGATCAGACAAATATATTAAG tgctctCCTTGTGCTTCTGCAAGACAGCCTCCTTGCCACTGCAAGCTCACCAAAGTTTTCAGAACTGGTCATGAAG tgcctgTGGCGTATGGTTCGACTCCTTCCAGAGTCCGTTAATAATATCAATCTAGACCGAATCCTTCTGGACATCCACAACTTTATGAAAATATTTCCAAAGGATAAGTTAAAACAACTAAAAAGTGATATTCCACTGAGGACCCTTAAAACACTGCTGCACACTCTCTGCAGATTGACAGGACCAAAG ATCTTGGATCACATGACCATGATAGAAAACAAGAATGAATCAGAGCTGGAAACACATCTTAGACGGGTTGTGAAGCACTCCATGGATCAGACCAGCTCAAAGTCTGACAGAGAAACAGAAAAAGGAGCCAATGGAATG GATGAAATGGCTTCTAAATCAAAAGTGAGTGACATCCTGGCTGAAATCTTTAAGAAGATAGGTTCCAAGGAAAATACTAAAGAG ACTTCAGATGAG ggtTTAACAGAGCTTTATGAATATAAGCAGAAGTATTCGGATGCAGATATCGATCCCTTCTTGAAAAACACCTCCCAGTTCTTCCAGAGCTATGTAGAACGAGGTCTCCGGATGATAGAGTTGGAAAGAGAGGGCAAAGGAAGAGTTCAGTCCTCCAGTTCAG GGATTAGCCCACAAAGCGCAGATACGTTTGTGCCCAGCTCAACCGCTACTGCACCGTCAATCCCTACCAACGGAGAGGAGGTTAAACCGGCCGTGTATCTGGAGAGGTTAAAGATTCTCCGGCAACGGCATGGTCTAGAAAACAATTCAAAG CAACAAGAGGAGAGATCACATCTTACATCTTTGCTTTCAAAGCCGTCGGCCCCCACAGTCGCTTCCTCAACAGACATGCTGCACAGTAAACTCTCACAACTAAAGGAGTCCCGAGAACATTACCATCAGGAATCTaatcaatcacacacacagagcagcagtACCACGTCCTCTGTCACCAACCTCGATGACTTGAAAAAGAGGCTAGAAAGAATAAAGAGCAACCGTAAATAA